The Candidatus Accumulibacter similis genome has a segment encoding these proteins:
- a CDS encoding bifunctional aconitate hydratase 2/2-methylisocitrate dehydratase, with protein MLEAYRAHVAERALLGIPPLPLTAKQTEELVGLLQNPPPGEEETLLELITYRVPAGVDDAAKVKAEFLARVAQGDAACALISPLKATELLGTMLGGYNVKPLIDLLAGPTGEAAAAGLKKTLLVFDYFHDVKELADQGNANARAVLQSWADGEWFTSRPPVPASQKLTVFKVTGETNTDDLSPAPDAWSRPDIPLHALAMLKNPRPGIDPDKPGERGPIKQLEALASKGNLIAYVGDVVGTGSSRKSATNSVLWFTGEDIPFVPNKRFGGVCLGSKIAPIFFNTMEDAGALPVEIDCGQMDMGDEIELRIDAATSKVSALKNGTVIAESQLKTPVILDEVRAGGRIPLIVGRGLTTRAREALGLPPSTLFTLPQNPADPGRGYSLAQKMVGRACGLPEGKGVLPGTYCEPRMTTVGSQDTTGPMTRDELKDLACLGFSADMVMQSFCHTAAYPKLVDVRMHRELPGFISTRGGVALRPGDGVIHSWLNRLLLPDTVGTGGDSHTRFPIGISFPAGSGLVAFAAATGVMPLDMPESVLVRFKGSLAEAGKRGVTLRDLVNAIPYYAIQAGLLTVEKKGKKNVFSGRILEIEGLPDLKVEQAFELSDAAAERSAAACTVALNKEPIIEYMRSNITLMKWMIANGYQDARTLGRRIKAMEAWIASPELLRADADAQYAAVIEIDLADVLEPLVACPNDPDDVKLLSAVAGEKIDEVFIGSCMTNIGHFRAAGKVLEGKTDIPTRLWIAPPTKMDAMILNEEGYYAILGKSGARMEMPGCSLCMGNQAQIRKGSTAMSTSTRNFPNRLGIDTNVYLGSAELAAVCALMGRIPTPGEYLEQVQAVNAKAADVYRYMNFDQIREFSEVADTVTV; from the coding sequence GTGCTGGAAGCCTACCGTGCCCATGTTGCCGAGCGCGCTTTGCTTGGTATTCCGCCTCTGCCGCTGACTGCGAAACAGACCGAGGAACTCGTCGGCCTGCTGCAGAATCCGCCGCCGGGTGAAGAGGAGACCTTGCTCGAGCTGATCACCTACCGCGTCCCGGCCGGTGTCGACGATGCCGCCAAGGTCAAGGCCGAATTCCTCGCCCGCGTCGCCCAGGGCGACGCGGCGTGTGCGCTGATCTCGCCGCTCAAGGCGACCGAACTGCTCGGCACGATGCTCGGTGGCTACAACGTCAAGCCGCTGATCGATCTCCTCGCCGGCCCGACCGGTGAAGCGGCCGCCGCCGGACTGAAGAAGACCCTGCTCGTCTTCGACTATTTCCACGATGTCAAGGAACTCGCCGACCAGGGCAACGCCAACGCCAGGGCCGTGCTGCAGAGCTGGGCCGACGGCGAGTGGTTCACCTCGCGGCCGCCGGTGCCGGCGTCGCAGAAGCTGACGGTGTTCAAGGTCACCGGCGAAACCAACACCGACGACCTGTCGCCGGCCCCCGACGCCTGGTCGCGTCCGGACATCCCGCTGCATGCGCTGGCGATGCTCAAGAATCCGCGCCCCGGGATCGACCCCGACAAGCCGGGTGAGCGCGGCCCGATCAAGCAGCTCGAAGCGCTCGCCAGCAAGGGCAACCTGATCGCCTACGTCGGTGACGTCGTCGGCACGGGTTCGTCGCGCAAGTCGGCGACCAACTCGGTCCTCTGGTTCACCGGCGAGGACATCCCCTTTGTCCCGAACAAGCGTTTCGGCGGTGTCTGCCTCGGTTCGAAGATCGCGCCGATCTTCTTCAACACGATGGAAGACGCCGGTGCGCTGCCGGTGGAGATCGATTGCGGCCAGATGGACATGGGCGACGAGATCGAATTGCGGATCGACGCCGCCACCTCGAAGGTCAGCGCATTGAAGAACGGCACCGTGATCGCCGAGTCGCAACTGAAGACGCCGGTGATTCTCGACGAAGTGCGCGCCGGTGGCCGCATTCCGCTGATCGTCGGCCGCGGCCTCACGACTCGGGCGCGCGAGGCGCTCGGCCTGCCGCCGTCCACGTTGTTCACCCTGCCGCAGAATCCGGCCGACCCGGGCAGGGGCTACTCGCTGGCGCAGAAGATGGTCGGTCGCGCCTGCGGTCTGCCGGAAGGCAAGGGCGTCCTGCCCGGAACCTACTGCGAACCGCGGATGACCACCGTCGGCTCGCAGGACACCACCGGCCCGATGACGCGTGACGAACTGAAGGACCTGGCCTGCCTCGGCTTCTCGGCCGACATGGTGATGCAGTCCTTCTGCCACACCGCCGCCTATCCGAAGCTGGTCGACGTGCGCATGCACCGCGAGCTTCCCGGCTTCATCAGCACCCGCGGCGGCGTCGCGCTGCGTCCCGGCGACGGCGTCATCCACTCCTGGCTCAACCGCCTGCTGCTGCCCGACACCGTCGGCACCGGCGGCGACTCGCATACCCGCTTCCCGATCGGCATCTCGTTCCCCGCCGGTTCCGGTCTCGTCGCCTTCGCTGCCGCCACCGGCGTCATGCCGCTCGACATGCCGGAGTCGGTGCTGGTCCGCTTCAAGGGATCGCTCGCCGAAGCCGGCAAGCGCGGCGTCACGCTGCGCGACCTGGTCAACGCGATTCCTTACTACGCCATCCAGGCCGGCCTGCTGACGGTCGAGAAGAAGGGCAAGAAGAACGTCTTCTCGGGCCGCATCCTGGAGATCGAAGGGCTGCCGGATCTCAAGGTCGAGCAGGCCTTCGAGCTCTCGGATGCCGCCGCCGAGCGTTCCGCCGCTGCCTGCACGGTGGCGCTGAACAAGGAACCGATCATCGAGTACATGCGCTCGAACATCACGCTCATGAAATGGATGATCGCCAATGGCTACCAGGATGCGCGCACGCTCGGCCGCCGCATCAAGGCGATGGAAGCCTGGATCGCCAGCCCCGAGTTGCTGCGCGCCGACGCCGACGCGCAGTACGCGGCGGTGATCGAGATCGACCTCGCCGACGTGCTCGAACCGCTGGTTGCCTGCCCGAACGATCCGGACGACGTCAAGCTGCTCTCCGCGGTCGCCGGCGAGAAGATCGACGAGGTCTTCATCGGTTCGTGCATGACCAACATCGGCCACTTCCGTGCCGCCGGCAAGGTCCTCGAAGGCAAGACCGACATCCCGACCCGCCTGTGGATCGCGCCGCCGACGAAGATGGACGCGATGATCCTCAACGAGGAAGGCTATTACGCGATCCTCGGCAAGTCCGGCGCGCGCATGGAAATGCCTGGCTGTTCGCTGTGCATGGGCAACCAGGCACAGATCCGCAAGGGCAGCACGGCGATGTCGACCTCGACGCGCAACTTCCCGAACCGGCTCGGCATCGACACCAACGTCTACCTCGGTTCGGCCGAGCTCGCCGCCGTCTGCGCGCTGATGGGCCGCATCCCGACCCCAGGCG